A genomic window from Acidimicrobiales bacterium includes:
- a CDS encoding sulfotransferase, whose protein sequence is MASPSDDELLQKPVIIVGAPRSGTAIVAHVLRAHPDMAYLREPRLLWRHGNDEKSDLLRRDDARPEVRAWIRAKLADAVREQGGRRLTEKTPSNSLRLPFVDAVLPDARFVHVIRNGPDAVASIRRAWLTTPRGVRTPRQRDRVARHLREVDWRSVPRYAGEFARQMAPARFSKVVGQRVWGPRLPGIEGLVRDLDLLEVCALQWRMCVELACRAGRELGPDRYLECRVDELTPETLKEIVEFCELGDATEVWDAFHSEYEPEKIHEYGKDLTGEELHRLLDWIEPTVAWLDATR, encoded by the coding sequence GTGGCGTCACCGTCCGACGACGAGCTGCTGCAGAAGCCGGTCATCATCGTGGGCGCACCGCGCTCGGGCACCGCCATCGTCGCCCACGTGCTGCGGGCCCACCCCGACATGGCCTACCTGCGGGAGCCCCGTCTGCTGTGGCGGCACGGCAACGACGAGAAGTCCGACCTGCTCAGGAGGGACGACGCCCGCCCCGAGGTGCGGGCCTGGATCAGGGCGAAGCTGGCGGACGCCGTCCGGGAGCAGGGCGGCCGGCGCCTCACCGAGAAGACGCCGAGCAACTCGCTGCGCCTGCCCTTCGTCGACGCCGTGCTCCCCGACGCCCGGTTCGTGCACGTCATCCGCAACGGCCCCGACGCCGTCGCCTCGATCCGCCGGGCCTGGTTGACCACGCCTCGCGGCGTGCGCACCCCCCGCCAGCGGGACCGGGTGGCCCGCCACCTCCGGGAGGTCGACTGGCGCTCGGTGCCCCGCTACGCCGGCGAGTTCGCGCGGCAGATGGCGCCGGCCCGGTTCTCCAAGGTCGTCGGCCAGCGGGTGTGGGGGCCGCGGCTGCCGGGCATCGAGGGGCTCGTGCGCGACCTCGACCTGCTCGAGGTGTGCGCCCTGCAGTGGCGGATGTGCGTGGAGCTGGCCTGCCGGGCCGGGCGCGAGCTCGGCCCCGACCGCTACCTCGAGTGCCGGGTCGACGAGCTGACGCCCGAGACCCTGAAGGAGATCGTCGAGTTCTGCGAGCTGGGCGACGCCACCGAGGTGTGGGACGCCTTCCACTCCGAGTACGAGCCCGAGAAGATCCACGAGTACGGCAAGGACCTCACCGGCGAGGAGCTCCACCGGCTTCTGGACTGGATCGAGCCGACCGTCGCCTGGCTCGACGCCACCCGCTGA
- a CDS encoding glycosyltransferase, which produces RLAAARSGAGPLPSAEACRAFAERHSWAAVAERHRRLYAEVAAPDRPIRVVVVDHTAQPSGAELSLLRFVEHLPGVEAHVILGADGPLAGLLRDAGVPVEVLPMDEGARGLSKDDLRAGRVPLASVRSTAAYVRRLARRIRELRPDLVHTNSMKAHLYGGAAARLAGVPVVWHVHDRVAGDYLPAGAVRVVRGLSRVLPKAAIANSRATAATLPDGVPTVVVHEPLPATGPDAVPTDRDGTFRVGIVGRLSPWKGQDLFLRAFAAAFPPGTPAVEAAVIGGALFGEDDVEAGLRAIAADLGIADRVDFRGFREDVAVELGRLDVLVHASVIPEPFGMVVVEGMAAGLPVVAAGAAGPTEVITDHVDGVLYPMNDEAALAAALRELHGDPDLRRRLGEAGRARAEAFRPQVLAAGIREAYRIAVGR; this is translated from the coding sequence CGGCTCGCCGCGGCCCGCTCGGGCGCCGGCCCCCTCCCGTCGGCCGAGGCCTGCCGGGCCTTCGCCGAGCGCCACTCGTGGGCCGCCGTGGCCGAGCGCCACCGCCGCCTCTACGCCGAGGTCGCCGCCCCCGACCGGCCGATCAGGGTCGTGGTCGTCGACCACACCGCCCAGCCGTCGGGCGCCGAGCTGTCCCTGCTGCGCTTCGTCGAGCACCTCCCCGGCGTCGAGGCCCACGTGATCCTCGGCGCCGACGGCCCGCTCGCCGGCCTCCTGCGGGACGCCGGCGTCCCCGTCGAGGTCCTGCCCATGGACGAGGGCGCGAGGGGCCTGTCGAAGGACGACCTGCGGGCCGGCCGGGTCCCGCTCGCCAGCGTCCGCTCGACCGCCGCCTACGTCCGCCGCCTGGCCCGCCGCATCCGCGAGCTGCGCCCGGACCTCGTCCACACCAACTCGATGAAGGCCCACCTCTACGGCGGGGCGGCCGCCCGGCTGGCCGGGGTGCCGGTCGTGTGGCACGTGCACGACCGGGTGGCCGGCGACTACCTGCCGGCCGGCGCCGTCCGCGTGGTGCGGGGCCTGTCCCGGGTGCTCCCGAAGGCGGCGATCGCCAACTCCCGGGCCACCGCCGCGACCCTGCCGGACGGCGTGCCCACCGTGGTCGTGCACGAGCCGCTGCCGGCGACCGGGCCGGACGCCGTGCCGACCGACCGGGACGGCACCTTCCGGGTCGGCATCGTCGGCCGCCTGTCACCCTGGAAGGGCCAGGACCTGTTCCTCCGGGCGTTCGCGGCCGCCTTCCCGCCGGGGACGCCGGCCGTCGAGGCGGCGGTCATCGGCGGCGCCCTGTTCGGCGAGGACGACGTGGAGGCCGGCCTGCGGGCCATCGCCGCCGACCTCGGCATCGCCGACCGCGTCGACTTCCGCGGCTTCCGGGAGGACGTCGCCGTCGAGCTCGGCCGCCTCGACGTGCTGGTGCACGCCTCGGTCATCCCGGAGCCGTTCGGGATGGTCGTGGTCGAGGGGATGGCCGCCGGCCTGCCGGTGGTCGCCGCCGGCGCCGCCGGCCCGACCGAGGTCATCACCGACCACGTGGACGGGGTCCTCTACCCGATGAACGACGAGGCCGCCCTGGCCGCCGCCCTGCGGGAGCTGCACGGCGACCCCGACCTCCGCCGCCGCCTGGGCGAGGCCGGCCGGGCGAGGGCCGAGGCCTTCCGCCCCCAGGTCCTCGCCGCGGGGATCAGGGAGGCCTACCGCATCGCCGTCGGCCGCTGA